One genomic window of bacterium includes the following:
- a CDS encoding ABC transporter permease, translating into MFKLINNSLKNLKHNKGRTTLTLLGIVIGIFSVVTLLNLGKAAQRYIEDEISSFGSDLLNIVAGNNTRSPFNQSNRSLSDNYFSQTEVESFLNLSKKYIAAAVEEISTTANIQYKEKTLNSQAIRGATKDYFFVRGYTLKYGREINLEDNQNFKRVIILDEDTSNDIFGDDINPIGNNLRINGTTYRVIGVKAKSDGFLSFSESFIPLSTLRKFVDQDQDTLSISMKAIDSENVDNAKLEAETLLRKVRRLDDTKESNFTINTSQDALETFNNVTNLLTIFLAAIGGISLLVGGIGIMNVMLITVKERTKEIGLRKAIGANARDIFLQFLAESITVTLLGGLIGLGLGIAVFYIVSKVASLSFELDPISVILPIIVSSLIGIIFGIYPSVKASKMSPIEALRYE; encoded by the coding sequence ATGTTCAAGCTGATAAATAATTCACTAAAAAACCTAAAACACAACAAGGGAAGAACTACTTTGACATTACTTGGAATAGTTATTGGAATATTCTCAGTTGTCACTTTGTTGAATTTAGGAAAAGCTGCACAAAGATATATCGAGGATGAAATTTCATCTTTCGGATCAGATTTGTTGAATATTGTTGCTGGCAACAATACTAGATCGCCATTCAATCAATCAAATAGAAGTTTATCAGATAATTACTTTTCCCAAACTGAAGTTGAAAGTTTTCTAAATTTAAGTAAAAAATATATAGCAGCTGCAGTAGAAGAAATTAGCACCACAGCAAATATACAGTACAAAGAAAAGACCCTAAATTCACAGGCAATAAGAGGTGCAACTAAAGATTATTTTTTTGTGAGGGGTTACACACTTAAATATGGGAGAGAAATCAACCTAGAAGATAATCAAAACTTCAAAAGGGTGATTATACTTGACGAGGACACTTCAAATGATATTTTCGGAGATGATATAAACCCCATTGGTAACAATCTAAGGATAAATGGTACTACATACAGAGTAATCGGAGTAAAGGCAAAATCGGATGGATTCTTGAGTTTCAGTGAATCATTTATTCCTTTGTCAACATTAAGAAAGTTTGTTGATCAAGATCAAGACACATTATCAATCTCGATGAAAGCTATTGATAGCGAAAATGTTGACAATGCAAAATTAGAAGCAGAAACACTGCTTCGCAAAGTTCGCAGATTGGACGATACAAAAGAAAGTAACTTCACCATAAACACTTCTCAAGATGCGCTTGAAACCTTCAACAATGTAACAAATCTATTGACTATTTTTCTTGCCGCAATTGGTGGAATATCACTTCTAGTTGGAGGAATTGGAATTATGAATGTGATGTTGATTACTGTTAAAGAACGAACCAAGGAAATCGGACTTCGTAAAGCAATCGGTGCAAATGCCAGGGATATATTTTTACAGTTCTTAGCTGAATCTATAACTGTAACATTACTTGGTGGTTTAATCGGACTTGGATTAGGAATTGCAGTATTTTATATAGTTTCCAAAGTTGCGAGTTTAAGCTTTGAACTTGATCCAATTTCTGTGATATTGCCAATTATAGTTTCAAGTTTAATTGGGATAATATTTGGTATTTATCCGAGTGTCAAAGCTTCGAAAATGAGTCCAATTGAAGCGTTGAGATATGAGTAA